A single region of the Plantactinospora soyae genome encodes:
- a CDS encoding S8 family serine peptidase: MGPGRRLAAWLSATGLGAALLVAPQAGAQAAPAPAGGAVAPASRTVTLISGDRVLLTDDGRTSVERQPGREHVRFVSYRDDARHLHVIPSDALPLLRAGLLDARLFDVTALRDFGYHDGRADLPLIVTYRGEAARVSARSAVAGATVSRDLPAMDALAVRAPKSNTGLLWRSLTADGTATRSLSGGIGKVWLDGLRRPTLEVSVPQIGAPAAWQAGYDGTGVRVAVLDTGIDATHPDLAGKVIATRNFTEGEEDDRDLVGHGTHVASTIVGSGAASQGRYRGVAPGARVLDGKVCVDGGCADSWILAGMEWAAAEQHASIVNMSLGGPDTPGTDPVEEAVQRLSDQYGTLFVVASGNDGGEAAVGSPASADAALAVAAVDADDRLADFSNRGPRGDDGALKPDISAPGVDITAANSKDGRLGEPGEAYTTVSGTSMATPHVAGAAALLAQRHPDWSGASLKSTLMGSTKPTSPIDLLGQGAGRVDVAAAIGRSVTTAPASVSLPLQEWPHGDDPLLTRTVTYHNHGDADVTLALAWQAIGPDGSPAPAGMFSLDRQTVTVPAGGDATVRLNADTRISSPVGRFGGYLTASGGGLVVRTPFGVEKESERYPLTLVLTTRSGAPATDYSAIAFRLDTFDSFPANDTGGTDGTLEFRLPRGRYAIFSAIFEGQDEQLTSTLLAQPQLDLTGAQTVALDARLAKPVNVTVTNPAARGVWGEFSARTRAADLPGISLEMNMGSLDGFDRAYTGQIGPDQAVDGFSTKINGVLALPGPDGSLDGSPFAYHLAWFREGRMFNGLDRRLSPSSLATVRENYAAQGTGTTGATTAYARARGLSGNFTTTVLPFTLPFTRTEYFNTDGEVQWTKLFQERVPRPGQPANIQTTAEQPDVAYRAGQSYDERWNRGVFGPSLAGPGSSPEWVSRQGDTILAAPPIFTEGSGRRVSGRVSNPHIALYRDGKLLAEAAALRGEFTVPAGDAGYRLQIDAQRAAPLTLTTRASVAWTFRSAHVDSDQPLRLPLSVVRFTPALDERNSAPAGLTYRVPVTVETQPGSAAGTLLRPTVEASFDDGQTWRPVPVLGEQGGWYVRVPHPAADGYVSLRARATDTAGNTVDQTIIRAYRIGG; the protein is encoded by the coding sequence ATGGGTCCTGGAAGAAGGCTGGCCGCCTGGCTTTCCGCCACCGGTCTCGGTGCCGCGTTGCTGGTGGCTCCGCAGGCCGGCGCGCAGGCAGCGCCGGCGCCGGCGGGCGGGGCGGTGGCACCCGCGAGTCGTACCGTGACGTTGATCAGCGGCGATCGGGTGCTGCTGACCGACGACGGGCGGACCAGCGTCGAGCGGCAGCCGGGACGCGAGCACGTGCGGTTCGTGTCGTACCGCGACGACGCCCGGCACCTGCACGTGATTCCGTCGGACGCGCTGCCGCTGCTGCGGGCCGGGCTGCTGGACGCCCGGCTCTTCGACGTCACCGCCCTGCGCGACTTCGGGTACCACGACGGCCGGGCCGACCTGCCGTTGATCGTCACGTACCGGGGGGAAGCCGCGCGGGTGTCGGCCCGCTCGGCCGTGGCGGGCGCGACCGTGAGCCGGGACCTGCCGGCGATGGACGCGCTCGCGGTCCGCGCGCCGAAGTCGAACACCGGACTGCTCTGGCGGAGTCTCACGGCTGACGGCACTGCGACCCGGAGCCTGAGCGGCGGCATCGGTAAGGTCTGGCTGGACGGGCTGCGCAGGCCGACGCTCGAGGTCAGCGTGCCGCAGATCGGCGCGCCCGCAGCCTGGCAGGCCGGATACGACGGCACCGGCGTACGCGTGGCGGTGCTGGACACCGGCATCGACGCCACCCACCCGGACCTGGCCGGCAAGGTGATCGCCACGCGGAACTTCACCGAGGGCGAGGAGGACGACCGGGACCTGGTCGGCCACGGTACCCACGTGGCCTCCACCATCGTCGGCAGCGGGGCGGCGTCGCAGGGCCGGTACCGGGGCGTCGCGCCCGGCGCCCGGGTGCTCGACGGCAAGGTGTGCGTGGACGGCGGCTGCGCCGACTCGTGGATCCTCGCGGGCATGGAGTGGGCCGCCGCCGAGCAGCACGCCTCGATCGTCAACATGAGCCTCGGCGGTCCCGACACACCGGGCACGGACCCTGTGGAGGAGGCGGTCCAACGCCTCAGCGACCAGTACGGCACCCTCTTCGTCGTCGCCTCCGGCAACGACGGCGGCGAAGCGGCGGTCGGCTCCCCGGCGAGCGCGGACGCGGCCCTGGCCGTGGCCGCGGTGGACGCCGACGACCGGTTGGCCGATTTCTCGAACCGGGGCCCGCGCGGCGATGACGGGGCGCTCAAGCCGGACATCTCCGCTCCCGGCGTCGACATCACGGCGGCCAACAGCAAGGACGGGCGGCTTGGCGAACCGGGGGAGGCCTACACGACCGTCTCCGGTACGTCGATGGCCACCCCGCACGTGGCCGGAGCGGCGGCGCTGCTCGCCCAGCGTCACCCGGACTGGTCCGGGGCCTCGCTCAAGTCCACGCTGATGGGATCGACCAAGCCCACCAGCCCCATCGACCTGCTCGGCCAGGGCGCGGGCCGGGTCGACGTGGCTGCGGCGATCGGCCGGAGCGTCACCACCGCCCCGGCCAGCGTCAGCCTTCCCCTCCAGGAGTGGCCGCACGGCGACGACCCGCTGCTGACCAGGACCGTCACCTATCACAACCACGGCGACGCCGACGTGACGCTGGCCCTGGCGTGGCAGGCGATCGGTCCGGACGGTAGCCCGGCACCGGCCGGCATGTTCAGCCTGGACCGGCAGACCGTCACCGTGCCTGCCGGTGGCGACGCGACGGTCCGGCTCAACGCCGACACCAGGATCTCCTCGCCGGTCGGCCGCTTCGGCGGGTACCTGACCGCGTCCGGCGGCGGGCTGGTGGTACGGACCCCGTTCGGGGTGGAGAAGGAGTCCGAGCGGTACCCGCTCACCCTGGTCCTGACCACGCGGTCCGGCGCGCCGGCGACGGACTACAGCGCCATCGCCTTCCGGCTCGACACGTTCGACTCATTTCCTGCGAACGACACCGGCGGCACGGACGGCACCCTGGAGTTCCGACTGCCCCGGGGACGCTACGCGATCTTCTCGGCCATCTTCGAGGGTCAGGACGAGCAGCTCACCTCCACCCTGCTCGCCCAGCCGCAGCTCGACCTGACCGGCGCGCAGACCGTGGCCCTGGACGCCCGGCTGGCGAAGCCCGTGAATGTCACCGTGACCAACCCGGCCGCCCGGGGCGTCTGGGGTGAGTTCAGCGCCCGGACCAGGGCGGCCGACCTGCCGGGCATCTCACTGGAGATGAACATGGGGAGCCTCGACGGCTTCGACCGGGCCTACACCGGCCAGATCGGCCCGGACCAGGCCGTGGACGGGTTCTCCACAAAGATCAACGGCGTGTTGGCCCTGCCCGGACCCGACGGCAGCCTCGACGGCAGCCCGTTCGCCTACCACCTCGCCTGGTTCCGTGAGGGGCGGATGTTCAACGGGCTCGACCGCCGGCTGAGCCCGTCGTCTCTCGCCACGGTCCGCGAGAACTACGCCGCGCAGGGCACGGGCACCACCGGCGCGACAACGGCGTACGCGAGGGCGCGCGGTCTGTCCGGCAACTTCACCACGACGGTCCTGCCGTTCACCCTGCCGTTCACCCGCACCGAGTACTTCAACACCGACGGTGAGGTCCAGTGGACCAAGTTGTTCCAGGAACGGGTGCCCAGGCCCGGCCAGCCGGCCAACATCCAGACCACGGCGGAGCAGCCCGACGTCGCGTACCGGGCCGGCCAGAGCTACGACGAGCGGTGGAACCGGGGCGTCTTCGGGCCCTCCCTCGCCGGTCCGGGTAGCTCGCCCGAGTGGGTGAGCCGGCAGGGTGACACCATCCTGGCGGCGCCGCCGATCTTCACCGAGGGCTCGGGACGGCGGGTCTCCGGCCGCGTGTCGAACCCGCACATCGCCCTCTACCGGGACGGGAAGCTGCTCGCCGAGGCCGCCGCGCTGCGCGGGGAGTTCACCGTGCCGGCCGGCGACGCGGGCTACCGGCTGCAGATCGACGCCCAGCGGGCCGCACCGCTCACCCTCACCACCCGGGCGAGCGTGGCGTGGACGTTCCGCTCGGCACACGTCGACAGCGACCAGCCGCTCCGGCTGCCGCTGTCGGTAGTGCGCTTCACGCCCGCGCTCGACGAGCGCAACAGCGCCCCGGCTGGCCTGACGTACCGGGTGCCGGTCACCGTCGAGACCCAGCCCGGCTCGGCGGCGGGAACTCTTCTGCGTCCGACGGTCGAGGCGTCGTTCGACGACGGCCAGACGTGGCGACCGGTGCCGGTGCTCGGTGAGCAGGGCGGTTGGTACG